In one Achromobacter spanius genomic region, the following are encoded:
- the flhC gene encoding flagellar transcriptional regulator FlhC has translation MASKSVSQEADDILLASSMITLGARLQVLEAETSLSHDRLARLYREIRGCSPPKGMLPFSVDWFMTWLPNIHSSLFYNVYSFLNARTSSKGIRAIIDAYRLYLENAGLDTAESAEPVLSFTRAWMLVRFFDSGMLQLSACRQCGGHFIAHAHDPQSDFVCAICRPPPRAGKTRAAAKARAGTRPAPLFGDARP, from the coding sequence ATGGCCTCCAAAAGCGTATCTCAGGAAGCGGACGACATCCTGCTTGCCAGCTCCATGATTACCCTGGGGGCCCGGTTACAGGTTCTGGAAGCTGAAACCAGCCTCAGCCACGACCGCCTCGCACGCTTGTACCGTGAAATTCGCGGTTGCTCGCCACCCAAGGGCATGCTGCCGTTCTCGGTTGACTGGTTCATGACCTGGCTGCCGAACATCCACTCGTCGCTGTTCTACAACGTTTATTCGTTCTTGAACGCGCGCACCAGCAGCAAGGGCATACGGGCCATCATCGATGCCTATCGCCTCTACCTGGAAAACGCCGGCCTGGATACGGCCGAAAGCGCCGAGCCCGTGCTGAGCTTCACCCGCGCCTGGATGCTAGTGCGCTTCTTTGACAGCGGCATGCTGCAGCTGTCCGCCTGCCGCCAATGCGGCGGCCATTTCATTGCCCACGCCCACGATCCGCAATCGGATTTTGTGTGCGCGATCTGCCGTCCGCCACCTCGCGCCGGCAAGACGCGCGCAGCGGCCAAAGCGCGCGCCGGCACCCGTCCCGCGCCTCTCTTTGGCGACGCCCGTCCCTGA
- the motA gene encoding flagellar motor stator protein MotA: protein MLIVIGFLVVIVSVVGSFIALGGHLGALYQPFELTLIFGAAFGAFLAGNSKKSLMLVKKALPDALKSSRYSKDVYMELMALLYVLLNKARREGLMAIESHIEDPASSPIFSEYPRIAKDAKLMEFITDYLRIMISGNMSSFEIETLMDEEIETYRHEREVPAHALQQMADGLPAFGIVAAVLGVIKALAAVDQPPAILGDLISKAMVGTFLGILLAYGFVGPLASRVERRNDEAMKVLECIKTTLLASMNGYPPQLAVEFGRKVLFSSVRPTFGELEEHVRQTKSTGKA from the coding sequence GTGTTGATTGTTATCGGTTTTCTCGTGGTGATCGTGTCGGTCGTCGGCAGCTTCATAGCGCTGGGCGGCCATTTGGGCGCGCTTTACCAGCCCTTCGAGCTGACGCTGATCTTTGGTGCGGCCTTTGGGGCTTTTCTGGCCGGCAACAGCAAAAAGTCGCTGATGCTGGTGAAGAAGGCGCTGCCCGACGCGCTGAAAAGCTCGCGCTACAGCAAAGATGTGTACATGGAGCTGATGGCTCTCTTGTATGTGTTGCTGAACAAGGCGCGCCGTGAAGGCCTGATGGCCATCGAATCGCACATCGAGGATCCGGCGTCCAGCCCGATCTTCAGCGAATATCCCCGCATCGCCAAAGACGCGAAGCTCATGGAGTTCATTACGGACTACCTGCGCATCATGATCAGCGGCAACATGAGCTCGTTTGAAATCGAAACGCTCATGGACGAGGAAATCGAGACCTATCGCCATGAACGCGAAGTGCCCGCGCATGCGCTGCAGCAGATGGCCGACGGTCTGCCGGCCTTCGGTATCGTGGCCGCGGTGCTGGGCGTGATCAAGGCGCTGGCCGCCGTGGACCAGCCGCCCGCCATTCTGGGCGACCTGATCTCCAAGGCCATGGTCGGTACGTTCCTGGGCATCTTGCTGGCGTACGGTTTCGTGGGGCCGCTGGCCTCGCGGGTTGAACGCCGCAACGACGAAGCCATGAAAGTGCTGGAATGCATCAAGACCACGCTGCTGGCCAGCATGAACGGCTACCCGCCCCAACTGGCGGTGGAATTTGGCCGCAAGGTGCTGTTCTCGTCCGTGCGTCCGACCTTTGGTGAACTGGAAGAGCACGTCCGGCAAACCAAGTCGACCGGCAAGGCCTGA
- the motB gene encoding flagellar motor protein MotB codes for MSTVNNHRVVIRRKKVKGGGHHGGSWKIAYADFITAMMAFFLVLWLISIVPREELKGIAEYFRMPLRVAITGGPSSSAETSAVPGGGRDPLRSEGDVRKGQGNRVESQPMGDAERREQHRLENLKKRLENVIETSPVLKSFRPQLLIDLTTEGLRIQIIDNQNRPMFAIGRAEVQPYMRDILRELGPVLNELPNKVSISGHTDASQYARGERAYSNWELSADRANASRQELVAGGMNESKVMRIQGLSSSMSLVKDDPYAAVNRRISLVVLNMNTQKRIESENAAAADISAKDAREVGAAVEAAQAGAQAGTVTKQGEAANAPPAEGVR; via the coding sequence ATGAGCACGGTAAACAACCACCGTGTGGTGATCCGCCGCAAGAAGGTCAAGGGCGGCGGACACCACGGCGGAAGCTGGAAAATCGCCTACGCCGACTTCATCACCGCGATGATGGCGTTCTTTCTGGTGCTGTGGCTGATCAGCATCGTGCCACGCGAAGAACTCAAGGGCATCGCGGAATACTTCCGCATGCCGCTGCGCGTGGCGATCACGGGCGGCCCCAGCAGCTCGGCCGAAACCAGCGCGGTGCCGGGCGGCGGGCGTGACCCCTTGCGCAGCGAGGGCGATGTCCGCAAGGGTCAGGGCAACCGGGTTGAGTCCCAGCCCATGGGCGACGCCGAACGGCGCGAGCAGCACCGCCTGGAAAACCTGAAAAAGCGCCTTGAGAACGTCATCGAGACCAGCCCCGTCCTGAAAAGCTTCAGGCCGCAACTGCTGATCGACCTGACGACCGAAGGCTTGCGCATTCAGATCATCGACAACCAGAACCGCCCCATGTTCGCCATCGGCCGCGCCGAAGTGCAGCCGTACATGCGCGACATCCTGCGCGAGCTGGGGCCGGTGCTGAACGAGCTGCCCAACAAGGTCAGCATCTCGGGCCACACCGACGCGTCGCAGTACGCGCGCGGCGAACGCGCCTATAGCAACTGGGAATTGTCGGCTGACCGCGCCAATGCCTCGCGCCAGGAATTGGTGGCCGGCGGCATGAACGAAAGCAAGGTCATGCGCATCCAGGGTCTGTCTTCCAGCATGAGTCTGGTTAAAGATGATCCGTATGCAGCCGTTAATAGACGTATCAGCCTCGTGGTGCTCAATATGAACACCCAAAAGCGCATCGAAAGCGAGAACGCCGCCGCGGCGGACATCAGCGCCAAAGATGCCCGCGAGGTGGGGGCGGCCGTGGAGGCGGCGCAAGCCGGCGCCCAGGCCGGGACGGTAACCAAACAAGGTGAAGCGGCGAATGCGCCGCCCGCCGAAGGGGTTCGATAG
- a CDS encoding response regulator — translation MAATILVADDSATMRMIVQATLTGAGWKVLTAGNGQEALEVAKSHQVDLVVSDWNMPVKGGLELIQGLRELDQYLDVPVLVLTTEDDVDSKMAARDLGVCGWLSKPVDPDVLVELATELLDEQAGA, via the coding sequence ATGGCGGCAACGATTCTGGTGGCGGACGATTCGGCGACGATGCGAATGATCGTGCAGGCGACGTTGACGGGCGCGGGATGGAAAGTGCTGACGGCCGGCAACGGCCAGGAAGCGCTGGAAGTGGCCAAGAGCCACCAGGTGGACCTGGTGGTCAGCGACTGGAACATGCCCGTCAAGGGCGGGCTGGAGCTGATTCAAGGCCTGCGTGAACTGGACCAGTACCTGGATGTGCCGGTGCTGGTGCTGACCACCGAGGACGATGTGGATAGCAAAATGGCCGCTCGGGATCTGGGCGTTTGTGGCTGGCTGTCCAAGCCGGTCGACCCCGATGTGCTGGTGGAATTGGCGACCGAGCTGCTCGATGAGCAGGCCGGCGCGTAA
- the cheA gene encoding chemotaxis protein CheA codes for MSSGLDLSQFYETFFDEADELLAQMEQLLLELDVGSPDIEQLNAIFRAAHSIKGGAATFGCFTQLAGTTHLLENLLDAIRRGEMALRTDMIDIFLETKDVLKSQLDAYRASEEPDEAVFERICAVLRQLALEHKDPAAAAPTAPVPAPVAAAPAPTPAPAPVVAPEPVPPAADAGDLPLKVRITKVSDKDAASLLEEMGNLGNVRASERADGALTVWMDSTCTPDDIEAVCCFIVDGDQLSITREAAPTGQVAVAAAEPVAVAAAAPVAAAAVAPAPAPVEPTPTVADTAAATEAITQAASRASRPAAPAHADKESTSIRVGVEKVDQVINLVGELVITQAMLAQTASTLDPVLHDRLLNGMEQLERNARDLQEAVMSIRMMPMDYVFSRFPRLVRDIAGKMGKQIELQTYGRATELDKSLIERIIDPLTHLVRNSLDHGIETPEKRIAAGKDPVGQLVLSAQHNGGNIVIEVSDDGGGLSREKILKKAMAQGLAVNENSPDDEIWQLIFAPGFSTAEKVTDISGRGVGMDVVRRNIQDMGGHVQLSCEPGNGTTTRIVLPLTLAILDGMSVRVGEETFILPLNHVTESLQPTNDQIYSVAGNERVMHVRGEYLPLVEMHRVFSVSQAQTDPTQAIAVIMQAEDRRFALLVDHLIGQHQVVVKNLESNYRKVPGISAATILGDGSVALIVDVFALARANRERWSQPEAILN; via the coding sequence ATGAGTTCTGGTTTGGACCTCAGTCAGTTTTACGAGACCTTTTTCGATGAGGCGGACGAGCTGCTCGCGCAGATGGAGCAGTTGCTGCTTGAACTCGACGTGGGTTCTCCCGACATCGAACAGCTCAATGCCATCTTCCGCGCGGCCCACTCGATCAAGGGCGGCGCGGCGACATTCGGCTGTTTTACGCAGTTGGCGGGCACGACCCACCTGCTGGAAAACCTTCTGGACGCAATCCGCCGTGGCGAAATGGCGCTGCGTACGGACATGATTGATATCTTTTTGGAAACGAAAGACGTGCTCAAAAGCCAACTGGATGCCTATCGGGCCTCCGAAGAGCCCGATGAAGCCGTGTTTGAGCGTATCTGCGCTGTCTTGAGGCAGTTGGCGCTGGAGCATAAGGACCCGGCCGCGGCCGCGCCCACGGCTCCCGTGCCCGCGCCCGTGGCGGCCGCTCCGGCTCCCACCCCGGCTCCCGCGCCTGTCGTCGCGCCCGAACCCGTGCCGCCCGCGGCCGATGCCGGCGACCTGCCGCTCAAGGTCAGGATCACCAAGGTGTCCGACAAGGACGCCGCGTCCCTGCTGGAAGAAATGGGCAACCTGGGCAACGTGCGCGCAAGCGAACGAGCCGATGGCGCCCTGACCGTGTGGATGGACAGCACCTGCACGCCGGACGACATTGAAGCGGTGTGCTGCTTCATCGTGGACGGCGATCAGCTCAGCATCACCCGCGAAGCGGCGCCCACCGGCCAGGTGGCCGTGGCTGCCGCCGAACCGGTGGCGGTCGCCGCCGCCGCGCCCGTCGCGGCAGCCGCCGTTGCGCCCGCTCCGGCCCCGGTCGAGCCGACGCCCACCGTGGCGGACACCGCCGCCGCGACCGAGGCCATCACGCAAGCCGCCTCGCGTGCTTCGCGTCCGGCCGCGCCCGCGCATGCCGACAAGGAATCTACGTCCATTCGCGTGGGCGTCGAAAAGGTCGACCAGGTGATCAACCTGGTGGGCGAACTGGTCATCACGCAGGCCATGCTGGCGCAAACGGCTTCCACGCTGGACCCCGTCCTGCATGACCGCCTGTTGAACGGCATGGAGCAGTTGGAACGCAACGCCCGCGATCTGCAGGAAGCGGTGATGTCGATCCGCATGATGCCGATGGACTACGTGTTCAGCCGCTTCCCCCGCCTGGTGCGCGACATTGCCGGCAAGATGGGCAAGCAGATCGAACTGCAAACGTATGGCCGCGCCACCGAGCTGGACAAGAGCCTGATCGAACGCATCATCGACCCGCTGACGCACCTGGTGCGCAACAGCCTGGACCACGGCATCGAAACGCCCGAAAAGCGTATTGCCGCGGGCAAAGACCCGGTCGGCCAACTGGTGCTGTCCGCGCAACACAATGGCGGCAACATCGTCATTGAAGTCAGCGATGACGGCGGCGGCCTGAGCCGCGAAAAGATCCTGAAGAAGGCCATGGCCCAGGGCCTGGCCGTGAACGAGAATTCTCCTGACGATGAAATCTGGCAACTGATTTTCGCGCCAGGCTTCTCCACCGCCGAAAAGGTTACCGACATCTCGGGCCGTGGCGTCGGCATGGACGTGGTGCGCCGGAACATCCAGGACATGGGTGGCCATGTGCAGTTGTCGTGCGAGCCGGGCAACGGCACCACGACGCGCATCGTGCTGCCGTTGACGCTGGCCATTCTGGACGGCATGTCGGTGCGCGTGGGTGAGGAAACCTTCATCCTGCCGCTGAACCATGTGACGGAATCGCTGCAACCGACCAATGACCAGATCTATTCGGTGGCGGGCAACGAACGCGTGATGCATGTGCGCGGCGAATACCTGCCGCTGGTGGAAATGCACCGCGTGTTCTCGGTCAGCCAGGCGCAGACCGACCCCACGCAGGCCATCGCCGTCATCATGCAGGCCGAAGACCGCCGTTTTGCGTTGCTGGTGGATCACCTGATCGGCCAGCACCAGGTGGTGGTGAAGAATCTTGAGTCCAACTACCGCAAGGTTCCCGGCATCTCGGCGGCCACCATCCTGGGTGATGGCAGCGTGGCCCTGATTGTCGACGTATTTGCGCTTGCGCGCGCCAACCGTGAACGTTGGTCGCAGCCCGAAGCCATTTTGAATTGA
- the cheW gene encoding chemotaxis protein CheW, whose protein sequence is MAAKPQAQSARNEDVGSEFLVFTLGDEEYGIDILKVQEIRGYDADTVTRIANVPTFIKGVTNLRGIIVPIVDLRIKFNLGRVDYNEQTVVIILNLDRRVVGIVVDGVSDVLMLNAGQIRPAPEFGATLSTEYLTGLGTVDERMLILVDIEKMMTSDEMALVEKVAS, encoded by the coding sequence ATGGCAGCCAAACCGCAAGCGCAATCCGCGCGCAACGAAGATGTCGGCAGCGAATTCCTCGTCTTCACGCTGGGCGACGAAGAGTACGGCATCGACATCCTGAAAGTGCAGGAAATCCGGGGCTACGACGCCGACACGGTGACTCGCATCGCCAACGTTCCGACCTTCATCAAGGGCGTGACGAACCTGCGCGGCATCATCGTTCCCATCGTCGACCTGCGCATCAAGTTCAACCTGGGCCGCGTTGACTACAACGAGCAGACCGTGGTCATCATCCTCAACCTGGATCGCCGCGTGGTCGGCATCGTGGTTGACGGTGTGTCGGACGTGCTGATGTTGAACGCCGGCCAGATTCGTCCGGCGCCGGAATTCGGCGCCACGCTGTCCACGGAATACCTGACCGGCCTGGGCACGGTGGACGAGCGCATGCTCATCCTGGTCGATATCGAGAAGATGATGACCAGCGATGAAATGGCGCTGGTGGAGAAGGTTGCCTCCTGA
- a CDS encoding methyl-accepting chemotaxis protein, which translates to MRKFFANMTIRSSLLWVLAFFSFMLVIGAALGVLSLRISNGTLAEIKQSQELNDAVSRVVSSYKDTMSGLGRAAAANYADIVSNVGQATLLTQGLSAEATGLLERAKASMNKGQAEFEYYKTLPQPPDAVESLKEIEAAYAMLVQQGLNPLVAALEKADMPAYQKQVQTVQDALEGRFSRAIEAFDFWRASKMMDAHDVAQVRYQFVLIAVAAGGVIAALLVFATYVFLRRRVLQPLKEAGQHFDRIAGGDLTARVDARNTNEVGQLFAALKRMQESLTRTVATVRRGVDEINVGSHEIAAGNTDLSSRTEQQAASLEETAASMEELASTVKQNADNARQANQLAASASDVAEKGGSAVSEVVTTMQEISASSRKISEIVSVIDGIAFQTNILALNAAVEAARAGEQGKGFAVVAGEVRSLAQRSAQAAKEIKGLIEDSVTKVGAGSQQVERAGATMQEIVASVKRVTDIMGEISAASEEQSSGIDQVNRAVSQMDEVTQQNAALVEEAAAAAGSLQEQAERLAEAVAVFKINAGEVIEVPAQRLSSVRSSDEDSRLQSPDALALGH; encoded by the coding sequence ATGCGCAAGTTTTTCGCGAACATGACGATACGCAGCAGCCTGTTGTGGGTGCTGGCGTTCTTCTCATTCATGTTGGTGATTGGGGCGGCGCTTGGCGTGTTGTCCCTGCGCATCAGCAATGGGACCCTGGCCGAGATCAAGCAGTCGCAGGAACTGAATGACGCGGTGAGCCGGGTCGTGTCCAGCTACAAGGACACGATGAGCGGCCTGGGCCGCGCCGCCGCCGCCAACTATGCGGACATCGTCAGCAACGTGGGCCAAGCCACCTTGCTGACGCAGGGCCTGTCGGCGGAAGCCACCGGCTTGCTGGAACGCGCCAAGGCGTCCATGAACAAGGGCCAGGCGGAATTCGAATACTACAAGACGCTGCCGCAGCCTCCGGACGCGGTCGAGTCGCTGAAGGAAATTGAAGCGGCCTACGCCATGCTGGTGCAGCAAGGCTTGAATCCGCTGGTCGCCGCCTTGGAAAAGGCCGACATGCCGGCTTACCAGAAGCAGGTTCAGACGGTGCAGGACGCGCTGGAAGGGCGCTTTTCACGCGCCATCGAGGCCTTTGATTTCTGGCGTGCCAGCAAGATGATGGACGCGCATGACGTGGCCCAGGTGCGCTATCAATTCGTGCTGATAGCGGTGGCGGCGGGCGGTGTGATCGCCGCGCTGCTGGTGTTTGCCACCTATGTTTTCCTGCGCCGTCGCGTGCTGCAGCCCTTGAAGGAAGCCGGCCAGCACTTTGACCGCATCGCGGGTGGCGACCTGACCGCCCGGGTGGACGCGCGCAACACCAATGAAGTTGGCCAGTTGTTCGCCGCCCTGAAACGCATGCAGGAAAGCCTGACGCGCACGGTGGCAACGGTGCGCCGTGGCGTGGACGAAATCAACGTGGGCTCGCATGAAATCGCGGCCGGCAACACGGACCTGTCCAGCCGCACGGAACAGCAGGCGGCATCCCTTGAGGAAACCGCGGCATCCATGGAAGAGCTGGCGTCCACCGTGAAGCAGAACGCCGACAATGCGCGCCAGGCCAATCAGTTGGCGGCCAGCGCGTCGGACGTGGCTGAAAAAGGCGGTTCGGCGGTATCCGAAGTGGTTACCACCATGCAAGAGATTTCGGCCAGCTCGCGCAAGATTTCGGAAATCGTTTCTGTCATTGACGGCATTGCCTTCCAGACCAACATCCTGGCGCTGAACGCGGCCGTGGAAGCGGCGCGCGCGGGCGAGCAGGGCAAGGGCTTTGCGGTGGTGGCGGGCGAAGTGCGCTCGCTGGCGCAGCGCAGCGCGCAGGCCGCCAAGGAAATCAAGGGTTTGATTGAGGACTCGGTCACCAAGGTAGGCGCGGGTTCGCAGCAGGTGGAACGCGCCGGTGCGACGATGCAAGAGATTGTGGCGTCGGTGAAGCGCGTGACGGACATCATGGGCGAGATCTCGGCGGCGTCCGAAGAACAGTCCAGCGGTATCGACCAGGTCAACCGCGCCGTGTCGCAGATGGACGAAGTGACGCAGCAGAATGCGGCGCTGGTGGAAGAAGCCGCCGCCGCGGCGGGCTCCTTGCAGGAGCAGGCCGAACGCCTGGCCGAAGCCGTGGCGGTGTTCAAGATCAATGCGGGCGAAGTCATCGAAGTGCCGGCGCAGCGCCTGTCTTCGGTGCGCTCGTCCGATGAAGACTCACGTTTGCAATCGCCCGATGCGCTTGCGCTTGGGCACTGA